One window from the genome of Thermaerobacter marianensis DSM 12885 encodes:
- a CDS encoding protein arginine kinase, whose amino-acid sequence MTVTPGAQRVRWMEGGGPAADLVLSSRIRLARNLEDYPFPTLLGPEQGQEIIQLMEDVTRHLSASGLGRFELLRMADLSPLDRRVLVEQHLISPQHARNAATGAVILNEDRSISIMVNEEDHLRIQCLLGGLQLHEAWAVATRVDDVIEAHVRYAFDEERGYLTTCPTNLGTGIRASVMVHLPGLVLAQQAGRLLSQLGKVGMVVRGLYGEGTEALGNVFQVSNQITLGPAEEELIDNLMGFTRQLLDQERSARERLYRENEDGLKDRVMRAYGLLTNAWTMSSEEAIRLLSDLRLGIDLNVLSHVRPEVFNELIVLTRPACLQKLAGKELDARERDLRRARLIRERIAASLRKTTQ is encoded by the coding sequence ATGACGGTGACTCCCGGTGCCCAGCGGGTGCGGTGGATGGAGGGTGGCGGGCCCGCCGCGGATCTGGTCCTCTCCAGCCGGATCCGCCTGGCCCGGAACCTGGAGGACTATCCCTTCCCCACCCTGCTGGGCCCCGAGCAGGGGCAGGAGATCATCCAGCTGATGGAAGACGTGACCCGGCACCTGTCGGCTTCGGGCCTCGGCCGGTTCGAGCTGCTGCGCATGGCCGACCTGAGCCCGCTGGACCGGCGGGTGCTGGTGGAGCAGCACCTGATCAGTCCGCAGCACGCCCGCAACGCGGCCACGGGGGCGGTGATCCTCAACGAGGACCGGTCCATCAGCATCATGGTCAACGAGGAGGATCACCTGCGCATCCAGTGCCTGCTGGGCGGGCTGCAGCTCCACGAGGCGTGGGCCGTGGCCACGCGGGTCGACGACGTCATCGAAGCCCACGTGCGCTACGCCTTCGATGAGGAACGCGGCTACCTGACCACCTGCCCGACCAACCTGGGCACGGGCATCCGGGCGTCGGTCATGGTGCACCTCCCGGGGCTGGTGCTGGCCCAGCAGGCCGGGCGGCTGCTCAGCCAGCTGGGCAAGGTGGGCATGGTGGTGCGGGGGCTCTACGGCGAGGGCACCGAGGCCCTGGGCAACGTGTTCCAGGTGTCGAACCAGATCACCCTGGGGCCGGCGGAGGAAGAGCTGATCGACAACCTGATGGGGTTCACCCGCCAGCTGCTGGACCAGGAGCGCAGTGCCCGGGAGCGGCTCTACCGGGAGAACGAGGACGGCCTGAAGGACCGGGTGATGCGGGCCTACGGCCTGCTGACCAACGCGTGGACGATGTCGTCGGAAGAGGCGATCCGGCTGCTCTCGGACCTGCGCCTGGGCATCGACCTGAACGTGCTGTCCCACGTGCGGCCGGAGGTGTTCAACGAGCTGATCGTGCTGACCCGGCCGGCGTGCCTGCAGAAGCTGGCGGGGAAGGAGCTGGACGCGCGGGAGCGGGACCTGCGCCGCGCCCGCCTGATCCGGGAGAGGATCGCCGCGTCGCTACGGAAAACTACCCAGTGA
- a CDS encoding UvrB/UvrC motif-containing protein produces MLCDECGQRKATVHLTQIVNGKKTERHLCAHCAQRHEHELFFEPQFSIHNLLAGLLEGWQPPAGTVQDLRCSRCGLRYREFARTGLLGCSHCYREFRHQLEPVLRRIQGQVRHSGKVPSRAGAQVQLGRQLEQLRARLREAVAREEYEEAARLRDQIRALEQRLRAGEDRAGAGGSRGGAPGR; encoded by the coding sequence ATGCTCTGCGACGAGTGCGGGCAGCGCAAGGCGACGGTGCACCTGACCCAGATCGTTAACGGGAAGAAGACCGAGCGGCACCTGTGCGCCCACTGCGCCCAGCGGCACGAGCACGAGCTCTTCTTCGAGCCGCAGTTCTCCATCCACAACCTGTTGGCCGGGCTGCTGGAGGGCTGGCAGCCGCCGGCGGGCACGGTGCAGGACCTGCGGTGCTCGCGCTGCGGGCTGCGGTACCGGGAGTTCGCCCGCACGGGGCTCCTGGGCTGCAGCCACTGCTACCGCGAGTTCCGGCACCAGCTGGAACCCGTGCTGCGCCGCATTCAGGGGCAGGTTCGTCACAGCGGGAAGGTGCCGTCCCGGGCCGGCGCCCAGGTCCAGCTGGGAAGGCAGCTGGAGCAGCTGCGAGCCCGCCTGCGGGAGGCGGTGGCCCGGGAGGAGTACGAGGAGGCGGCGCGGCTGCGTGACCAGATCCGCGCCCTGGAGCAGCGGCTGCGGGCGGGGGAGGACCGCGCCGGGGCCGGCGGGTCCCGGGGCGGCGCGCCCGGCCGATAG
- a CDS encoding CtsR family transcriptional regulator, with translation MASLCSLIEQYLKRELERAGGVLELQRSELAARFACAPSQINYVLETRFTPAAGYVIESRRGGRGFIRIVRLPLRQRGDLLALLDRWVGDMIDQDGAEALIARLQEEGIAGHREAALMRAAVDRNTLAVDLPWRDVIRARLLKAMVLELLKGGKPTQDGGGGDALRRVRAAQGDGAPDPDR, from the coding sequence ATGGCATCGCTGTGTTCACTGATTGAGCAATATCTCAAGCGGGAGCTGGAACGGGCCGGCGGCGTGCTGGAACTCCAGCGCAGCGAGCTGGCGGCCCGGTTCGCCTGCGCCCCCTCGCAGATCAACTACGTCCTCGAGACGCGGTTCACCCCGGCGGCGGGCTACGTCATCGAGAGCCGGCGGGGCGGCCGCGGGTTCATCCGGATCGTGCGGCTTCCCCTGCGCCAGCGGGGCGACCTGCTGGCCCTGCTGGACCGCTGGGTGGGGGACATGATCGACCAGGACGGGGCGGAGGCCTTGATCGCGCGGCTGCAGGAGGAGGGCATCGCCGGCCACCGCGAGGCCGCGCTGATGCGGGCGGCCGTGGATCGCAACACCCTGGCCGTCGACTTGCCCTGGCGCGACGTGATCCGGGCGCGGCTGCTCAAGGCGATGGTGCTGGAGCTGCTCAAGGGCGGGAAGCCTACCCAGGACGGAGGCGGTGGCGATGCTCTGCGACGAGTGCGGGCAGCGCAAGGCGACGGTGCACCTGACCCAGATCGTTAA
- a CDS encoding N-acyl-D-amino-acid deacylase family protein yields MDSWPPSSSTAPQAPAEPVPAAPRPAGPGPRRQHPGRVLAVAAALVVLASLLGGTAYWAWAASRQGAAGAGGGPAAAGEPGGPRTGAPGAGSSGGDGEPGSGSGPAPSPGAAGASAGPAGARAGQETGNGDRAVPNVAPAPDPGGPPYDLLIRGGTVVDGTGRPAFRADVAVRGDRIAAVGRLEGARARRVIDATGRVVAPGFINAHSHTYEYVATAPDGDADLLQGMTTVIGGVDGRSPIPLGPFLDGLERRGAGTNHALFAGHGSIRAAVMGKADRRPTQDQLKAMARLLQQAMEDGALGLSTGLEYVPGRYARTDELVALARVVAPYGGIYSTHMRSEGDGIAAALEEALAIGRQAGVAVNVSHFKVVYHRNWPVQAAVIDRIMQARAEGLDVVADVYPYRSPDYASALPLAQAWDRHPPDDLIIRRSRVAGVEGRSLADLAAARGSDAREAARWLLRQDPATLATALVVGEENLGQLLRQPFAIISSDGGARSPAAARSDPRLHPRVYGAYPRVLARYVRETGVLTLEEAIHKMTGQPAAFFGLRDRGLVRVGMYADLVVFDPARVADRATWSEPAVPPEGIDLVVVNGQVAVEDGRRVPGVLAGRVLRGGRDALAGRAGPEPGTVPPGHTGPAR; encoded by the coding sequence GTGGACAGCTGGCCGCCGTCGTCCTCGACCGCGCCGCAGGCCCCTGCGGAGCCCGTGCCGGCGGCGCCGCGGCCCGCCGGGCCCGGCCCTCGCCGGCAGCACCCGGGCCGGGTCCTTGCCGTGGCGGCCGCCCTGGTGGTCCTGGCCAGCCTGCTGGGCGGCACGGCCTACTGGGCGTGGGCCGCCTCCCGCCAGGGCGCGGCTGGCGCCGGCGGCGGTCCCGCTGCGGCGGGGGAGCCCGGCGGGCCGCGGACGGGTGCCCCCGGCGCCGGTTCGTCCGGCGGGGACGGGGAGCCGGGGTCCGGATCGGGCCCCGCCCCCTCGCCAGGTGCCGCCGGCGCCAGTGCCGGCCCGGCCGGCGCCCGCGCCGGGCAGGAAACGGGCAATGGCGACCGCGCGGTGCCGAATGTAGCGCCTGCCCCGGACCCCGGCGGGCCGCCCTACGATCTCCTGATCCGCGGCGGGACGGTGGTCGACGGCACCGGCCGCCCGGCCTTCCGCGCCGACGTGGCCGTCCGTGGCGACCGGATCGCGGCCGTGGGCCGGCTCGAGGGGGCCCGGGCCCGCCGGGTGATCGACGCCACCGGCCGCGTGGTGGCACCGGGGTTCATCAACGCCCACTCCCACACCTACGAGTACGTCGCCACGGCACCGGACGGCGACGCCGACCTGCTCCAGGGCATGACCACGGTCATCGGCGGGGTCGACGGCCGGTCGCCGATTCCCCTCGGCCCCTTCCTCGACGGGCTGGAGCGCCGCGGAGCGGGGACGAACCATGCCCTCTTCGCGGGCCACGGCAGCATCCGCGCCGCCGTCATGGGCAAGGCGGACCGCCGGCCCACCCAGGACCAGCTCAAGGCCATGGCGCGGCTTCTGCAGCAGGCGATGGAAGACGGCGCCCTGGGGCTGTCCACGGGCCTGGAATACGTGCCGGGCCGCTACGCCCGGACCGACGAGCTGGTGGCCCTGGCCCGGGTGGTGGCCCCCTACGGCGGGATCTACTCCACCCACATGCGCAGCGAGGGGGACGGCATCGCCGCCGCCCTGGAGGAGGCGCTGGCCATCGGCCGGCAGGCGGGCGTAGCCGTCAACGTGTCCCACTTCAAGGTGGTCTACCACCGGAACTGGCCGGTGCAAGCAGCGGTGATCGACCGCATCATGCAGGCCCGGGCGGAGGGGCTGGACGTGGTGGCCGACGTCTACCCGTACCGGTCGCCCGATTACGCCAGCGCCCTGCCCCTGGCGCAGGCCTGGGACCGGCACCCGCCGGATGACCTCATCATCCGCCGCAGCCGGGTGGCGGGCGTAGAAGGACGGTCGCTGGCGGACCTGGCTGCGGCCCGGGGCAGCGATGCCCGCGAGGCGGCCCGGTGGCTGCTGCGCCAGGACCCCGCGACCCTGGCCACCGCCCTGGTGGTCGGCGAGGAGAACCTGGGCCAGCTCCTGCGCCAGCCCTTCGCCATCATCTCCAGCGACGGCGGCGCCCGCTCGCCCGCGGCCGCCCGGAGCGACCCCCGGCTCCACCCGCGGGTGTACGGTGCCTACCCGCGGGTGCTGGCGCGGTACGTCCGGGAAACCGGCGTGCTCACCCTGGAAGAGGCGATTCACAAGATGACGGGACAGCCTGCCGCCTTCTTCGGCTTGCGGGACCGGGGCCTGGTCCGGGTGGGGATGTACGCCGACCTGGTGGTGTTCGACCCGGCCCGGGTGGCCGACCGCGCCACCTGGTCCGAGCCGGCGGTGCCGCCGGAAGGCATCGACCTGGTGGTGGTCAACGGCCAGGTGGCCGTGGAGGACGGCCGTCGGGTGCCGGGCGTCTTGGCAGGGCGGGTGCTGCGCGGCGGCCGGGACGCCCTGGCGGGCCGTGCCGGACCGGAGCCGGGAACCGTGCCACCCGGTCACACCGGACCGGCCCGCTAG
- the cutA gene encoding divalent-cation tolerance protein CutA, producing the protein MLGDFVPREVTAVDGEREGRGAGRPGANGDEPAADGRDREPGTPGSVAAAGRREAGGGDAVLVYVTAANAGEARRIGRKAVEERLAACANVFPHIDSFYWWQGELVEDHEAVVLLKTRRARVPELIAAVRAWHSYTVPAILVLEVRDGNPDYLRWLNEETGGAVPGGSGPAAAAPAGDVPPEGGLGASPVRCGRDV; encoded by the coding sequence TTGCTGGGTGACTTCGTCCCGCGGGAGGTGACGGCCGTGGACGGCGAGCGGGAAGGGCGTGGTGCGGGCCGGCCCGGTGCCAACGGGGACGAACCGGCCGCGGACGGCCGGGACCGGGAGCCGGGGACTCCGGGCTCCGTCGCCGCCGCCGGCCGGCGGGAGGCCGGCGGCGGCGACGCGGTGCTGGTCTACGTCACCGCCGCCAACGCCGGCGAGGCCCGCCGCATCGGCCGCAAGGCGGTGGAGGAGCGCCTCGCCGCCTGTGCCAACGTCTTCCCCCACATCGACTCCTTCTACTGGTGGCAGGGCGAGCTGGTCGAGGACCACGAGGCCGTGGTCCTCCTGAAGACCCGGCGGGCGCGGGTGCCCGAGCTGATCGCCGCCGTGCGCGCCTGGCACAGCTACACGGTGCCGGCCATCCTGGTGCTGGAGGTCCGGGACGGCAACCCCGACTACCTGCGCTGGTTGAACGAGGAGACGGGGGGCGCCGTGCCGGGGGGGTCTGGGCCCGCCGCAGCTGCGCCGGCCGGTGACGTTCCGCCGGAGGGCGGCCTGGGCGCCTCGCCCGTCCGGTGCGGCCGGGACGTCTAG
- a CDS encoding Lrp/AsnC family transcriptional regulator: MVMLDKTEREIVKLLQKDGRMSFVDMAEQIGVTEGTIRRKFYRLLEEGIIKIAAVTDPFEVGFNAPAIIGLNVDQSRIRDIVEQLTRLPRVHYVAMTTGIYDIIVYAFFADNRELASFLLEELSKIEGITNTQTSLVLDIYKQDFAFGLPQRQDEGRRRRRRSLPAH; the protein is encoded by the coding sequence ATGGTGATGCTGGATAAGACGGAGCGGGAGATCGTCAAGCTCCTGCAGAAGGACGGGCGCATGTCCTTCGTGGACATGGCCGAGCAGATCGGGGTCACCGAGGGGACCATCCGGCGCAAGTTCTACCGCCTGCTGGAAGAGGGCATCATCAAGATCGCCGCGGTGACGGACCCCTTCGAGGTGGGCTTCAACGCGCCGGCCATCATCGGCCTCAACGTGGACCAGAGCCGGATCCGCGACATCGTGGAGCAGCTGACCCGCCTGCCCCGGGTCCACTACGTGGCCATGACCACAGGGATCTACGACATCATCGTGTACGCCTTCTTCGCCGACAACCGGGAGCTGGCGTCCTTCTTGCTGGAGGAGCTGTCCAAGATCGAGGGGATCACCAACACCCAGACGTCCCTGGTGCTGGACATCTACAAGCAGGACTTCGCCTTCGGCCTGCCCCAGCGCCAGGACGAAGGCCGCCGGCGGCGCCGCCGCAGCCTGCCCGCCCACTGA
- the gabT gene encoding 4-aminobutyrate--2-oxoglutarate transaminase yields MAGSIVRRTEIPGPRSRELLALKQQYVANAKSVLAPVFIERAEGALITDVDGNTYIDLAGGFGVMNVGYSQPAVVEAICRQVRLYTHTDFTVVPYEPYVRLAERLAEIAPISGPVKAAFFNSGAEAVENAIKIAKHYTGRRAVIAFEGAFHGRTWMALTLTHKVKPYKAGLGPFVPEVYRAPYAYPYRGPEGMSPEEVGLWAYRQLERLLEVTVAPEDVAAIVIEPVQGEGGFVVPPANFLQKVRELCTRHGIVLICDEVQTGFGRTARMFACEHFGIEPDLMTVAKSIAAGMVLSGVVGRAEIMDAARDTAIGGTYVGNPVACAAALAVLDVFREQNLLAKADQVGRHFRHRFEAMQGRFEQIGEVRGLGAMVAMELVKDRSTKAPATEEVGRVIQEALQRGVITARAGLYGNVIRVLAPLVITPEQIDEACDVLEESLAAVFR; encoded by the coding sequence GTGGCAGGCTCCATCGTGCGCCGGACGGAGATTCCCGGGCCGCGCTCGCGGGAACTTTTGGCGCTGAAGCAGCAGTACGTGGCCAACGCCAAGTCGGTGCTGGCGCCCGTCTTCATCGAGCGGGCGGAGGGCGCCCTGATCACCGATGTCGACGGCAACACCTACATCGACCTGGCGGGCGGTTTCGGCGTGATGAACGTGGGCTACTCCCAGCCGGCGGTGGTGGAGGCCATCTGCCGCCAGGTCCGCCTCTACACCCACACCGACTTCACCGTCGTACCTTATGAGCCCTACGTGCGGCTGGCCGAGCGGCTGGCGGAAATCGCCCCCATCAGCGGGCCGGTGAAGGCCGCGTTCTTCAACTCCGGCGCCGAGGCCGTGGAGAACGCGATCAAGATCGCCAAACACTACACGGGCCGGCGTGCCGTCATCGCCTTCGAGGGCGCCTTCCACGGCCGCACCTGGATGGCCCTGACCCTGACCCACAAGGTCAAGCCGTACAAGGCCGGGCTCGGGCCTTTCGTCCCGGAGGTCTATCGGGCACCCTACGCGTACCCGTACCGCGGGCCGGAGGGCATGTCCCCGGAGGAGGTCGGGCTCTGGGCCTACCGGCAGCTGGAGCGGCTTTTGGAGGTGACGGTGGCGCCGGAAGACGTGGCCGCCATCGTGATCGAGCCGGTCCAGGGCGAGGGCGGCTTCGTGGTGCCGCCGGCCAACTTCCTGCAGAAGGTGCGGGAACTCTGCACCCGGCACGGCATCGTGCTGATCTGCGACGAGGTGCAGACCGGCTTCGGCCGGACGGCGCGGATGTTCGCCTGCGAGCACTTCGGCATCGAGCCCGACCTGATGACGGTGGCGAAGTCCATCGCCGCCGGCATGGTCCTCTCGGGCGTGGTCGGCCGGGCCGAGATCATGGACGCCGCCCGGGACACGGCCATCGGCGGCACCTACGTGGGCAACCCGGTGGCCTGCGCCGCGGCCCTGGCGGTGCTGGACGTCTTCCGCGAGCAGAACCTGCTGGCCAAGGCGGACCAGGTGGGGCGGCACTTCCGGCATCGCTTCGAGGCGATGCAGGGCCGGTTCGAACAGATCGGCGAGGTGCGCGGTCTCGGCGCCATGGTCGCCATGGAGCTGGTCAAGGACCGGTCCACCAAGGCGCCGGCCACCGAGGAAGTCGGCAGGGTGATCCAGGAGGCACTGCAACGGGGCGTGATCACCGCCCGCGCGGGCCTGTACGGAAACGTGATCCGCGTCCTGGCCCCGCTGGTGATCACTCCCGAGCAGATCGACGAGGCGTGCGACGTACTGGAAGAATCCCTGGCCGCCGTATTCCGGTGA
- a CDS encoding Crp/Fnr family transcriptional regulator — protein sequence MVSHEADPTGSVGHAAWVAATGGPPPVVAGSGRRPRVRLGPPRIGAPQLPAGWPAEIAADAAWALRQAEVRRWRPGATLVPGRGPQDGLYWLQRGAVRLAATDPAGDPRLVGVVVAPALVGDPGPLFGRPPLALTATCVTPCTAAFWPYPRFLAMLRQRPSLGVLLAFQGMEAYQQAAQRVAGLLWPCSRLRVLHTLVVLARAFPVPGGRGSRLPVSLTQGTIGLAANASRVTVNRVLADLRRRGIVGRARPLYIREPHRLEALLAEEAAAVAAERTTRR from the coding sequence GTGGTCAGCCACGAAGCCGATCCTACCGGGTCGGTGGGGCACGCAGCATGGGTGGCTGCCACCGGCGGCCCACCGCCGGTGGTCGCGGGCAGCGGGCGACGGCCACGGGTCCGGCTAGGCCCCCCACGGATCGGCGCGCCGCAGCTACCGGCCGGGTGGCCCGCCGAGATCGCCGCCGACGCCGCCTGGGCGCTGCGCCAGGCGGAGGTGCGCCGTTGGCGGCCGGGCGCCACGCTGGTCCCCGGCCGCGGGCCCCAGGACGGGCTCTACTGGCTGCAGAGGGGCGCCGTGCGGCTGGCGGCGACGGATCCCGCCGGCGATCCCCGCCTGGTGGGGGTCGTCGTGGCCCCGGCGCTGGTCGGCGATCCCGGCCCCCTCTTCGGCCGGCCTCCTCTTGCCTTGACGGCCACGTGCGTGACCCCTTGCACGGCCGCTTTCTGGCCGTACCCACGCTTTCTGGCCATGCTGCGACAGCGTCCCAGCCTCGGCGTACTGCTCGCCTTTCAAGGGATGGAGGCCTACCAGCAGGCGGCCCAGCGGGTTGCCGGCCTTCTCTGGCCTTGCTCGCGCCTGCGGGTCTTGCACACCCTGGTGGTGCTGGCGCGGGCCTTCCCCGTGCCGGGTGGCCGGGGCAGCCGCCTTCCGGTGAGCCTGACCCAGGGCACCATCGGGCTGGCCGCCAACGCCAGCCGGGTCACGGTCAACCGCGTCCTCGCCGACCTTCGCCGGCGCGGCATCGTGGGACGGGCCCGGCCCCTCTACATCCGCGAACCCCACCGCCTGGAGGCGCTGCTGGCCGAAGAGGCAGCAGCCGTCGCGGCGGAGCGCACGACGCGCCGCTAG